The following proteins come from a genomic window of Paenibacillus sp. CAA11:
- a CDS encoding PIN/TRAM domain-containing protein, with product MLKRAFLILSGLCGAWFGYTAEGLSRMLPEGILSLLEGMNQTVVQLIYAAVGAGVFLIFFSILAGMLSSRLNTGITSLSEIPMDQLAAGTTGLTVGLILSVLLHPALSWLGMMSDMLQLMLTCLCGYVGLRVGLEKKNELGSFWKSGKWGSVQSEERLRQEHKILDTSVIIDGRIADICKTGFIEGTIVIPEFVLEELQHIADSSDLLKRNRGRRGLDILNKIQKELDVKVLIYEGDFEEISEVDSKLVKLAKVLQGKVVTNDFNLNKVCELQGVSVLNINDLANAVKPVVLPGEEIMVQVIKDGKEHGQGVAYLDDGTMIVVEGGRDYIGSVTEVMVTSVLQTSAGRMIFAKPKLLEKAQ from the coding sequence ATGTTAAAGAGGGCCTTTTTAATTCTTTCCGGTTTGTGCGGCGCATGGTTCGGTTATACAGCCGAGGGGTTAAGCCGCATGCTGCCCGAAGGAATTCTATCCCTGCTTGAGGGGATGAACCAGACGGTGGTTCAATTGATTTACGCAGCTGTAGGAGCAGGTGTCTTCCTGATCTTTTTCTCCATTCTTGCCGGCATGTTATCATCCAGACTGAACACAGGCATTACATCGTTGTCCGAGATTCCTATGGATCAGCTGGCTGCGGGAACTACAGGTTTGACTGTTGGGCTTATTCTGTCTGTACTGCTGCATCCTGCACTCAGCTGGCTTGGAATGATGAGCGATATGCTGCAGTTGATGCTTACTTGTCTGTGCGGATACGTTGGACTTAGAGTGGGCCTTGAGAAGAAGAATGAACTGGGTTCTTTTTGGAAGTCAGGTAAATGGGGCTCTGTGCAGAGTGAAGAGCGACTGAGACAGGAGCATAAAATTCTGGATACCAGCGTGATTATTGACGGGAGAATCGCGGACATTTGCAAGACAGGCTTCATTGAAGGAACGATTGTAATTCCTGAATTTGTCCTTGAAGAGCTTCAGCATATTGCGGATTCTTCAGATCTCCTCAAGCGCAACCGGGGCCGCCGCGGACTCGACATCTTAAACAAGATTCAGAAAGAGCTGGATGTTAAGGTTCTTATCTATGAAGGGGATTTCGAAGAAATCTCCGAAGTCGACAGCAAGCTGGTCAAGCTTGCAAAGGTGCTTCAAGGTAAGGTGGTTACGAACGACTTCAACCTGAACAAGGTTTGTGAGCTTCAAGGGGTGTCCGTACTCAATATCAATGACTTGGCCAATGCGGTGAAGCCGGTTGTGCTTCCGGGTGAAGAGATTATGGTTCAAGTGATTAAGGACGGCAAGGAGCATGGGCAGGGCGTAGCTTATCTCGATGACGGCACCATGATTGTGGTCGAAGGCGGACGAGACTACATAGGCAGCGTTACAGAAGTGATGGTTACAAGCGTGCTTCAGACGTCAGCCGGACGAATGATTTTTGCCAAACCGAAACTGTTGGAAAAAGCCCAGTAA
- a CDS encoding DUF1573 domain-containing protein — protein sequence MSTLSLQSFQEQVSELLLRHRSLLDVLSKTGQSSASVNRAVAKAVTECGCIELHATKQTFEAHANLLDAREQVDKHVHGKLCENCREAISSELGRNIFYMSALCNLLDINMDEVVARESQKCSTLGLFNMS from the coding sequence ATGAGCACACTGAGTTTACAGTCGTTTCAAGAACAAGTCTCCGAACTGCTGCTCCGTCACCGCAGCCTGCTAGACGTCCTATCCAAGACAGGACAAAGCAGCGCCTCCGTCAACCGGGCCGTAGCCAAAGCTGTCACTGAATGCGGCTGCATTGAACTGCACGCTACTAAGCAGACCTTTGAAGCTCATGCGAACCTGCTGGATGCCAGAGAGCAGGTTGACAAGCATGTGCATGGAAAGCTCTGTGAAAACTGCCGGGAAGCCATTAGTTCCGAACTGGGACGAAATATATTCTATATGTCCGCACTCTGTAATCTACTCGACATCAATATGGATGAAGTTGTGGCAAGAGAATCACAGAAATGCTCCACGCTAGGTTTGTTTAATATGTCTTAA
- the pssA gene encoding CDP-diacylglycerol--serine O-phosphatidyltransferase, whose protein sequence is MIIKSIPNMFTLGNLFLGMVAIMLAQNGKYSLAAIMVIVAMLLDGLDGRVARALKCPSEFGKELDSLSDVISFGIAPALIMYSISFQDIPTAVAWIVTSIFPMCGALRLARFNVKPGIPGYFIGLPIPAAGSVLATLSLFHKEISAPYFIIAMLLLSYLMVSSVRYPNFKKIGLPRKAIWIAPWIVALATFVAIKFPDELSKLIFIPLVLYALYGFKQNIEKLFRRRRNGSSSDEAYRSKNS, encoded by the coding sequence ATGATAATTAAATCAATTCCGAACATGTTTACCCTAGGTAATCTGTTTCTCGGAATGGTCGCCATCATGCTGGCGCAAAACGGTAAATACAGCTTAGCTGCAATTATGGTCATTGTCGCTATGCTGCTTGACGGTTTGGACGGACGTGTGGCGCGAGCCTTGAAGTGCCCCAGCGAGTTTGGCAAAGAGCTCGATTCATTGTCTGACGTTATATCTTTCGGGATTGCTCCCGCATTAATTATGTATAGTATCTCATTCCAGGATATCCCCACAGCGGTTGCATGGATTGTGACTTCCATCTTTCCTATGTGCGGAGCTCTGCGGCTCGCCCGCTTTAATGTGAAGCCTGGAATTCCAGGGTATTTTATTGGCCTTCCGATTCCGGCTGCAGGTAGTGTGCTGGCAACCTTATCTTTATTCCATAAAGAGATTTCTGCTCCTTATTTCATTATTGCCATGCTGCTGCTTTCCTATTTGATGGTGAGCTCCGTTAGGTACCCGAACTTCAAGAAGATTGGACTGCCGCGAAAGGCAATCTGGATTGCACCGTGGATTGTAGCGTTGGCTACTTTTGTGGCTATCAAGTTTCCGGATGAATTATCCAAGCTTATTTTTATACCTTTGGTGCTTTATGCTCTCTATGGCTTTAAGCAAAATATCGAGAAGCTTTTTCGGCGCCGCCGCAATGGCTCATCCTCGGATGAGGCTTACCGTTCAAAGAACTCATAA
- the disA gene encoding DNA integrity scanning diadenylate cyclase DisA produces the protein MKEPNQLEKMNDLLRLVAPGTAFRDGLENVLRAKTGGLIVVGYSPEVMEVVEGGFSINCDFSPNYLYELAKMDGAIILSEDLKRILYANTQLIPDSSISSSETGIRHRTAERVAKQTGKLVVSISQRRNIITLYQGGLRYALKEIGVILTKANQAIQTLEKYRSVLNQSLTNLTASEFEELVTLPEVVNVIQRVEMVIRIKLEIKRYINELGTEGRLISMQMEELVSNMEEEAWLLYRDYARDDNEEAIRELILGLKRSSDDELLDVHHITRLLGYPSSAASSEEIVAPRGYRVMAKIPRLPNVIIHNLIERFEQLPGIMMASIEELDEVDGIGESRARTIKEGLKRLQEQVFIDRQI, from the coding sequence ATGAAGGAACCGAACCAATTGGAAAAAATGAATGACCTGCTCCGGCTGGTGGCACCAGGCACAGCCTTTCGTGACGGGCTTGAGAATGTGCTTCGCGCCAAAACGGGCGGACTGATCGTCGTGGGCTACAGTCCTGAGGTCATGGAAGTTGTCGAGGGAGGGTTCTCGATTAACTGTGATTTCTCGCCGAACTATTTGTATGAACTGGCAAAGATGGACGGCGCCATTATCCTTAGTGAGGATTTAAAACGAATCTTATATGCTAACACTCAGCTCATCCCTGATTCCTCCATCTCTTCCTCTGAGACCGGAATTCGCCACCGTACTGCGGAACGGGTGGCGAAGCAAACAGGAAAGCTGGTTGTATCCATATCTCAGCGTCGAAATATCATTACCCTATACCAGGGCGGCTTACGCTACGCACTCAAAGAGATTGGCGTAATCTTAACCAAAGCGAATCAAGCGATTCAGACGCTGGAGAAATACCGCTCTGTGCTGAATCAGTCTTTGACGAATTTGACCGCATCGGAGTTCGAAGAGCTGGTGACACTCCCTGAAGTCGTCAATGTCATCCAGCGTGTAGAGATGGTGATCCGGATCAAGCTTGAGATCAAACGCTATATTAACGAGCTGGGAACGGAAGGCCGATTGATCAGCATGCAGATGGAGGAGCTGGTCAGCAATATGGAAGAAGAGGCATGGCTGCTGTATAGAGACTATGCCCGCGATGACAACGAAGAGGCGATTCGTGAGCTGATCCTTGGCCTCAAACGTTCGAGCGATGATGAACTCCTTGATGTTCACCATATTACCCGCTTATTAGGATATCCGTCATCAGCAGCCAGCTCGGAAGAAATTGTGGCTCCGAGAGGCTACCGAGTGATGGCCAAAATTCCGAGACTGCCAAATGTGATTATTCACAATTTAATAGAGCGGTTTGAGCAGCTTCCGGGAATTATGATGGCTTCCATTGAGGAACTGGACGAAGTGGATGGCATTGGAGAGTCCAGAGCCCGGACGATCAAGGAGGGCTTAAAGCGGCTGCAGGAGCAGGTATTTATTGACAGACAAATCTGA